The Oceaniferula marina region GTTTTTTTGCCTGATTCTTACTGATGTTGTAACCGCAGACGAGTAACTTTCCTTTGTCGACATTGGTTTCAAAGATGGAACCAAGCCGGCGATTGTGGTGAAAATCGGTGACGGGCTCAGCGATGGGGCGGTAAGTGTTTGGGGTGACACCTGTCAGGTCAAATCCTTTGGCTCCACGACAAATGCGGTGCCAGTTCCAATCTCCATGAGAAGGAGTCGGAAAGTCGGCAAAGGCCGGATGATCAGAGCTGATACGCAGGCCAATGGTTTCGCGGTTCTGGCCGGGGAAGAAGGGAACCGACCAGTAGAGAGGAAACCAATGTGCTTGTTTGCTGGCTTTCGGGCCTCCGAATTGGTTGGCGATGAGGATCACCTTTTTTCCTTCAGCCAGTGCTGGCTTGGCTTCGCCTTCCCAGTCGGAGGTAACGAGTACCGATGAGGGCTGGGCAGTTGCCTTGACTTCCGGATAGATCCAGAGATCGTAGCTGTTGCTTAGTGAGTGTAATGCAATCTCAATGCTGAGAGTCGCTTGTGTGGCAACTGTGACGGATGTCATGTTGGGGGTGAATGAGCCGATTGGAGTGACTGATCCCGTGGGCGCAGAGAAGGGATCGATCTTGCCCTGATCGATGAGTTTTCCGTCGTTGGTCGTAAGTTTCCAAATGGCGGCTGCCTTATCGATTTTCTGTTCGCCATAGTGGTGAATGAGGGCATCGATGCTTGGTTTCTCAGACGCTTTGTAAACGTATCCTGGCAGTTTGAGCAATGGGACCGTGGGTGCGCAGTAGTGGCGAAAACTTTTAAGGTCTGTGGTCCCTTTGCTGTCGTAGAATGAATCCAACCAACCAATCAGCGCTTCCCCTTGACCGGAGAAATCTTGCATGCCGAGGAGTTGGAAGCCACGGCACGATGGGGTGCGTAAGAAGGACTCGATTTCATCACGGTAGAGAATGCGGTTACTGGCGCCGGAGGCCATTTTGAGTTCTTCGCTGCGATCATAGAGGCCATTCTTTTTAGCCTCTTCAGCCATTTTCATCAGCCTGTAAGGTTTGAGTGGGCCGGTGTATTTGGGGAGTTCCTTTTTCCAATCGACGTAAACCGGCCATTGTCCGATTTCGTGGGAAATGATCGGGACGGAAGCCTTACTGTACTTCTCTTCATAGTCCCAGTTGGTGCCGAAATTGACTTTTTGACGAACCCAACCAATATGAGGGATGTTGTGGGTGGCATTAAAGTCGCAGAATGGAGTGATTGTGCGCGCGGTGGATGCTGCGTAGAGGTGGCGTGGGTCGTGTTTTTTGGCATCGCGCATCCAAGTTCCGGTGACATCAAAGTTAGAGGTTCCGAGTTCGTTACCAATGGCAAAAAAGATGAACGATGGATGGTTACCGTAGGTATCGATGGTGCGGCGGATTTCGGCAAGCGCAAAGCTGTCGATGCTGCGGTCGTTATGACCCAAGCCTTTGGGGTGACCAAGGGTATCCATTTCCTTGCGTTTGTTGGGTTTGGTCATCCAGTGGTCAATCCAGATCGGGGCTTCAACCTGGAGGTAGATGCCGAGTTCGTCAGCTGCTACAAAAGCGGCTTTTGGTGGGCACCATGAGTGGAAACGGGCATGGTTCAGGTTGTGGTCTTTATAAACTTGCCAGACTTTTTTCCAACCTTCTACGGTGACGGGAGGATGACCGGTAAGAGGGAAGACAGCACATTCTAGGTTGCCTCGCATAAATGCGGGTTTTCCATTGATTAGTAGTTGGTTGCCTTGGCGGGAGACTTCACGAAAGCCAAAGCGCGTAATGGAGCTATCAATGACGGTTCCACCCTGAAGCAAGTCCACTTGGACTTGATAGGTTTTCGGATTAAATTCGGACCAGGTTTGAGGCTGGTTGATTCGACTTTCGAGAGTCGTCGAAAAATGGCCCGAAGCATCGATATCGGCTTCAAATGCCCGTCCGCTGCCGTTGTTGATGCAGATGGCTTTCAGCTGAAGGGGGCCTTGACCAGAGCCGGTGACTTCTACCTTTAACTGGCCATTGTTCGATGGGAAAACGCGAACGAAGTCAATGTGGTTGTCGGGCACAGCTCGGAGTTCGATTTTTCCGACGATGCCGTTCCAAATCGATTGAGTTTGGTCACCGTAGGCGTGGCCTTTGTCACCAATGGGGTGAACCATCCGGTTATCGATCCGCACTGTGATTTGGTGCTGACCGGGAGTGAGTTTTCCTAAAACATGCTTGTGGGCTGTGTTCAGTGAGTCTTGAGGTGGGGAGATTTCCTTGCCGTCGATCCAGACACGGGATTGCCACATCACACGCTCAAGAATGAGTTGGGTGCTCATGTTTTTCCAGTCTTCAGGAATGGTGATAGTGCGTGAGTAATAGGCTGGCCCCGTATAGGCATACTCGCGGTTGAGGTGATAATTGTATGGGATGGATTTCGTGATGTGTGGGCCTTTTTTTGCCAGATCGGTAGTGCCGGGCAAAGTCATGGTGTCGTTCCATTTCCATTTGCTGGGCTCGGTTTTGATCATCTGATCACTAGGGTCTAACTGAAGATTCCAAGTGCCGGAAAGATCAATGGGTTGAGTTTGAGCTGTGAGGATGTGAGTCATCAGAAGTAAGAGTAGAGTGGTGGCTTGTAATGTCATGTTCTATTAGAGTGTGTGATTTATTGAAGCTGGTAACGTTTGACTTCTTCTTGAAGTTTTTGTTGGAGGATTTTCACTTTTTCCGGGAGTTGGGATGCGAGGTTCTTAGTTTCTCCTAGATCTTGTTTCAGGTTGTAGAGTTGTGGTTGTTTGCTGTTGATGAGCTTCCAGTTGCCTTTGCGGATCGTCATGGTCCGGCGGCCGCAGATGAGAAATTCACGTGCCGCTGCACGATGGTCCAGGAGTGCGGGGAGATGGTTTTGAGAGTCGGTCTGATGGGGGGGCTCTATTGATTGTCCGGTGAGTTTTGCCAGAGAGGCGAGCAGGTCAACTTGACTGATCACGGCATCGGAGTTTCCTGCTGCAATGGTTCCTTTCCAAGTGACAATGAAGGGGACGCGGGTACCTCCTTCGTAGGGGGTGTACTTGGTTCCGCGCAAGGGGCCTGCGGGGTTGAAGTTTTTCTTTTGAGCCGCAGCAAGCGATCCGTCCAGGTAGGCGTCTTCGAGCTTCGGCCCGTTGTCACTGGAGAAAATAATCAGGGTGTTTTGGTGGAGTTTGAGTTGAGTGAGTTCCCGGGTGAGTTGACCAACACAGTCGTCGAGCTGCAGGGTCATGTCACCGCGAGGTCCGAGTCCGCTTTTACCGGAAAAACGAGGATGAAATAGCCGCGGGGCGTGGATGTCAGCAGTGGAGAAGTAGAGAAAAAATGGTTGGTCTTTGTGTTTGCGGATATACTGGATGGCCTTGGCTGCGAGGTCGTCAGCCATGGTTTCATCGTCCCAGCGGGCTGCCATACCACCGGTCATGGTGCCGATGCGGCCAACTCCTCCGTGAATGGTGCCGTTGTGGTGATCTCCGGGACGGCATTTGACCTTCACCCGATCCGGGAACTCTTTGACGGTCGGCTCAGTCCCTACTTTTTTACCGTAACTAACAAACAGAGGGTCGGAGGGGTCGAGATTGGCTACGCGTCCGTTTTCGAGGTAGACACACGGCGTGCGGTCATTGGTAGCGGGAATGATGTAGCTGTAGTCAAAGCCGATTTCGTTTGGACCCGGTTTGATCTTGGTGTTCCAGTTGATCGGAGCCTTGCCATCACCCAGACCAAGATGCCATTTGCCGATACAGGCTGTGGCATACCCGGCCTGTTTGAGCATCGACGGTAGTGTTTGGTGTTCGGGGTTGATGATGAGTTTGGCATCACCACGGGCAATGCCTGTTCCGTTTTGGCGGAAGGGAAGCTTACCGGTCAACAGGGAGTAGCGTGAGGGGGTGCAGGTCGCAGCAGCAGCGTAGCCATCGGTGAAGCGGATGCCATCTTTTGCCAGTTGGTCAATGTGGGGTGTTCGAATCGCAGTCGCGCCGTAACAGGATAGGTCACCGTATCCCAAATCATCCGTGTAGATGATGATGATGTTAGGTCGGGTGCTTGCGAGTGAGAGGGATGACAGCGCAATGAGTGTCAGGAGGATTTTCATGGGTTCGTGTTGGTTAAGAACGGTTTTGTTACGTATGCTTGATCATTTGAAGCCCGTCTTCTGCTTGTTTGATCAGGGACCTGGCTTCTTGATCCTGACGAGCCTGTAGGTCATCATCAAAAACCAGCAGGTTGGGAAGGCTGGTAGCGAAATAATCGATAGTGGCCTTTTGTTGAAGTTTTTGTTTCCCGTAATGAAGCAAGCTTTCAAACAGCGCGTTTGCTTCATTTTTTCGATCAAGCTCGAGCAGTGCCAGACCTCGATAGTAACTCAGAGGGCTGTGTTCGATGGCTTCCATTCCTGCAAAGTCACCGATTTCTTCTGCGGCTTCTGTGAATCTGGAGGCCGCTTCGTCGTACTTGCCCATGGCGTTGAGACTGCGGCCTAACCAATAGTTGACATTGGCTTTGGCCTGTAGCGGGTGGTAGGCTTCGCCGAGTGATTCCGGGGTGTCCATGGCAGCGCGGAAGTGCTTGAGTGCTTCTTCTGCATTTCCTCCATCCAGGTGTTTTTGTCCCAGGAGAAGGTGAGCGGTGGTGTATTGTTTGAGCACCATACCCTCACCTCCTTCCCACGGGTGGAAGCGACGTGATATGATCAGATCGAGCGCTGCGTCCGGGCGCCCGGATTCGTTGAGCAGCGTGGCGAGCGCGACGACGGCGTCATCGCGCTGCATCACGAGTTCGCGGTGGTTTTCGAGAAATGCGAGACGTTGTCCGGAGTTCCGTCCTCCTTTGTCGGCGAGTTGGTCTGCTTCTGCGATCAGTCGGGCATCACTAGGCGCCAGAGCGATCGCCCTTTGGTAATAGTGGTTCGCTTGTTCGTAGTCATGTTGTTGGTTCCAGACCGCGATGCCGAGGTTGCGGTAAATTTGCGGGATCTTACTCTGCGCTTGTTCGGCTGTTTGCCAGACGCGAATGGCATCAGCGTGGCGCTTTTTATCGTAGTAGTAGTTGCCCAGCGCGTAGCAGGCGAGAGGGTCGCCTCCGGGTTCTTCGATTGCCCACTCGAGGATCAGCATTTCCTCGGCGCGGGATGGGAAGAAGTAGTCGGATGATTGATCTCTGGCTTGGCTGAGTGTTTGCTCGCTCTCGGGGATGCCGGCTTGTTGCTCAAGCCATGCCTGGACGTAACGGGTCATGGCGCTTCGTTCCGACGGGTTGGGAACCGCAACCTCGATGACGGGGTGGCTGTGATGCCATTCCAGCAGCAGCAGGGCTTCGGAATGGAATCCGGCTTCGATATAATCAAAGACGAGATCGAGAATGGTTTGGGCGTCGTTGCGACAGCGGTCGAGGAACTCGGTTTTCAGACATGGGTCATTGCTGATTAGAGCCTGCTCAAAGCGGGCCCAGTGGTCGAGCGGATCCTGGTCAAGCAGGTGGTGGATCGTGGTGGATGCGGCATCGGTTTCACCGAGTGGCCTGCGGATGGCTGCTTTAAGAACTTGGGCTTTATTGTTTTGACGATTGGTGTCGAGTGACGATTCGAGGTGCTCGAGAGCACTTGCCCAGTCGTGACGGCAGGCATCGATACATGCAATCTGGTAGTATGCCGGACTCCGCCATGCGTAATCCCAGGTGGCTTTATAGAAGAGGGGGTATGCTTCGTTATTTTTGCCGAGCCGGAGGAGGCAAAGCCCCAAAAAGTAGTGGGCTTCGCCGGTGACCGGGTTCGGATGCCGGTGGGTGAGTTGCTGGATCGATTCGTTCAGGTGCTGGGCGGCTTCGGTGAGTTGTCCGCGCTCGAGGAGACGTTTTCCGAGGGCCAGGTGGCAGCGGCAATCGGCGGGGTCGCGTTCTAAGGCTTCGTTCCAGTAGTCTTCGGGGTTGCGGGTCGGGTGACGGTATTGCTCGAGGTGCTCTCCGGTGAGGAAGAGGCTGTCTTGGGACGGGATATCCTCGGGCATCGGCGGTTCGGTGGCCAGTGGGCGTTCGCGTTCGAGTTTGGAGGGGTCGACGCCCTGGTACTTCAGGATGGCTTGGCCACTTGCACTGAGCAATCGCACCTGAAGATCAGCTGGCGATTCGCCGGGGAAGCGGGTGGCATCGTTTTTCCAGCTTTCACCGGGTTGGAGGCTGAGGGTGAATTCAGTGAGTAATTCCCCACGGTAGTAGAGGATGAGCTTGGCTTCTGAGATGGCTTTGGACACACACAGTCCGAGTTCGATGTTGCGGTCTTCACGGATAGAGCATGCGAGTGCGGCTTCCTGGTTTGCCTGTTGCACCGGGCCGATGTTTTGGATCGGCCACCAGAACTGGGAGAACGTTTTGGTTTCGTAGGGGGCGAGGTAGGTGAAGTCCGGCTGGTTATCTGTAAAGACACCGGCCATGAGTTCGACATAAGGGCCGTTGTTGTCGGTCAGTTCACGATCCCAGGCCCAGCCAAAGGCGTCGTTGCCCCAGGTCCATTGTTTTTTTCCGGGGGAAACGTGACGGTTGGCCACGTGGACAAAGCCACCGTTGGCAAGATGGTCGTATCCGCCGAAAAAGCCGTCGTTCGTCTGGCAGACCATGTAGCTGGTGGGGACCGGGATGTTTTTGTACCAACTCAGGTCATTGGCATCTGGTCGGTCCTGATAGGGGATGTCGTAGTATGGATTGTTGGCAACGGGGAACGAGGACATCGCGCGCACGGCGTGGTCTGCGACATAGTGGACGTCCGGCGGGAAAAACGATTGGTATTGGTCGTGGACCATGGCCGCGACGTTGGCCCACCAGAGGAAGGTGTGGGTCAGTGGCGTGCGGTTGTAGAGGCGCGCGCGCAGCTCGATGAGTGACGAGTCAGGGCGCAGGCGAATGCCGTGCATGCCCTTGAGCCGGTTGAGCGGGTCGTGCTCTGACATCCAAACGGTGCGGGCACCATCGGATTCTTCTTCGATGTGTATATCTGTGGGAAGGTAGGTTCCTGGTCGGTGGTGCTGTGGCCAATTGAACTCGACACCACCCGATATCCAAGGTCCTGCGAGACCGACGAGGGCAGGTTTGATGACATCCTGACGGTAGAAAAAGTCGTAGTTGTTATTGGTTTTATCCTGACCGGTGAATATGCGCCCGCCGATCTCGGGTAGCATGCTCAGTCGGACAAAATCGTTTTCCAGCAGAACGGATTGATAGGATGCATCGACGGGTTCGTCATAAACTTTATCGACGAAGGGGACGGGGTAGACTTTCCCGCAGCTTCCTTGATAGACGCGCTTTTCGAAGAAAAGTGGGTTTTTCTCAGGTTCTCCGAGCGGATAAGTCGGGATCGATTGACGGGAGATGTGTGCTTGAACAGACATATGGGTGAGTTGAAATGGGATGATCTTCTATTTCTAACTGACGAGTTCGGTTTCAATTTGTTCGAGGCTTTTTCCTTTGGTTTCCGGGATGTGTGAACGGATGTAGAGGATGCCGACGAGGCAGATACCCGCATAAGTCCAGAAGGTTCCTGCGGGGCCGAGGCTGTCGCGTAGAATGGGGAAGGTGAATGAAAGGATGAAATTGGCCACCCAGAGTGAGAGCACGGCAATCGACATCGCAACGCCACGAATGGCATTGGGGAAAATCTCAGAGATGAGCACCCATGCGACCGGACCGAGAGTGGCAGCAAAGACGGCAACGGCAAGCAGGGCGAAAGCGACGACATACCAGCCGGTGTTACCACTGTAATAACACCAACCAATCGCGAGGTGGGAAATGAGTAATCCCGCCGAACCGATCAGCATCAGAGGTTTGCGCCCTAGGCGGTCGATCGTTGCCATGCCGACAAAGGTGAATGCCATGTTCGTCAGGCCGATAATGACCAGGCTGAACATGATGCCACTCACGGTGAATCCTGCGTCACGGAAAATATCCGGGGCGTAGTTGAAGATGACGTTGATGCCGCACCATTGCTGGAAAACGGCGATGAAGATGCCGACGAGTAAGATTTTAGACATCGGCCGTTGAAACACGGCACTGGCTTTTAGCTGTTTGTGTTCCTTGTCGAGGGTTGCTTCAATTTCCTTCAGC contains the following coding sequences:
- a CDS encoding sugar-binding domain-containing protein encodes the protein MTLQATTLLLLLMTHILTAQTQPIDLSGTWNLQLDPSDQMIKTEPSKWKWNDTMTLPGTTDLAKKGPHITKSIPYNYHLNREYAYTGPAYYSRTITIPEDWKNMSTQLILERVMWQSRVWIDGKEISPPQDSLNTAHKHVLGKLTPGQHQITVRIDNRMVHPIGDKGHAYGDQTQSIWNGIVGKIELRAVPDNHIDFVRVFPSNNGQLKVEVTGSGQGPLQLKAICINNGSGRAFEADIDASGHFSTTLESRINQPQTWSEFNPKTYQVQVDLLQGGTVIDSSITRFGFREVSRQGNQLLINGKPAFMRGNLECAVFPLTGHPPVTVEGWKKVWQVYKDHNLNHARFHSWCPPKAAFVAADELGIYLQVEAPIWIDHWMTKPNKRKEMDTLGHPKGLGHNDRSIDSFALAEIRRTIDTYGNHPSFIFFAIGNELGTSNFDVTGTWMRDAKKHDPRHLYAASTARTITPFCDFNATHNIPHIGWVRQKVNFGTNWDYEEKYSKASVPIISHEIGQWPVYVDWKKELPKYTGPLKPYRLMKMAEEAKKNGLYDRSEELKMASGASNRILYRDEIESFLRTPSCRGFQLLGMQDFSGQGEALIGWLDSFYDSKGTTDLKSFRHYCAPTVPLLKLPGYVYKASEKPSIDALIHHYGEQKIDKAAAIWKLTTNDGKLIDQGKIDPFSAPTGSVTPIGSFTPNMTSVTVATQATLSIEIALHSLSNSYDLWIYPEVKATAQPSSVLVTSDWEGEAKPALAEGKKVILIANQFGGPKASKQAHWFPLYWSVPFFPGQNRETIGLRISSDHPAFADFPTPSHGDWNWHRICRGAKGFDLTGVTPNTYRPIAEPVTDFHHNRRLGSIFETNVDKGKLLVCGYNISKNQAKKLPEVKQLRQSLIHYTSGKQFSPQIMMATEALDKLFHDPTIKLQKLPAKFTNADLYINAAGKVGTHGQTAKWSKGRDQILRQSEGVDYKVEADGVWRDKDGSAWHGKNVKVIITPRSGVPGKVLVRFHDWNKNGRTGNISFEGKTHHLGPHTEGGWVEFPFIREDTNDGQLILKAEAATGPNLMITDIVLIPEE
- a CDS encoding sulfatase family protein — encoded protein: MKILLTLIALSSLSLASTRPNIIIIYTDDLGYGDLSCYGATAIRTPHIDQLAKDGIRFTDGYAAAATCTPSRYSLLTGKLPFRQNGTGIARGDAKLIINPEHQTLPSMLKQAGYATACIGKWHLGLGDGKAPINWNTKIKPGPNEIGFDYSYIIPATNDRTPCVYLENGRVANLDPSDPLFVSYGKKVGTEPTVKEFPDRVKVKCRPGDHHNGTIHGGVGRIGTMTGGMAARWDDETMADDLAAKAIQYIRKHKDQPFFLYFSTADIHAPRLFHPRFSGKSGLGPRGDMTLQLDDCVGQLTRELTQLKLHQNTLIIFSSDNGPKLEDAYLDGSLAAAQKKNFNPAGPLRGTKYTPYEGGTRVPFIVTWKGTIAAGNSDAVISQVDLLASLAKLTGQSIEPPHQTDSQNHLPALLDHRAAAREFLICGRRTMTIRKGNWKLINSKQPQLYNLKQDLGETKNLASQLPEKVKILQQKLQEEVKRYQLQ
- a CDS encoding DUF5107 domain-containing protein — protein: MSVQAHISRQSIPTYPLGEPEKNPLFFEKRVYQGSCGKVYPVPFVDKVYDEPVDASYQSVLLENDFVRLSMLPEIGGRIFTGQDKTNNNYDFFYRQDVIKPALVGLAGPWISGGVEFNWPQHHRPGTYLPTDIHIEEESDGARTVWMSEHDPLNRLKGMHGIRLRPDSSLIELRARLYNRTPLTHTFLWWANVAAMVHDQYQSFFPPDVHYVADHAVRAMSSFPVANNPYYDIPYQDRPDANDLSWYKNIPVPTSYMVCQTNDGFFGGYDHLANGGFVHVANRHVSPGKKQWTWGNDAFGWAWDRELTDNNGPYVELMAGVFTDNQPDFTYLAPYETKTFSQFWWPIQNIGPVQQANQEAALACSIREDRNIELGLCVSKAISEAKLILYYRGELLTEFTLSLQPGESWKNDATRFPGESPADLQVRLLSASGQAILKYQGVDPSKLERERPLATEPPMPEDIPSQDSLFLTGEHLEQYRHPTRNPEDYWNEALERDPADCRCHLALGKRLLERGQLTEAAQHLNESIQQLTHRHPNPVTGEAHYFLGLCLLRLGKNNEAYPLFYKATWDYAWRSPAYYQIACIDACRHDWASALEHLESSLDTNRQNNKAQVLKAAIRRPLGETDAASTTIHHLLDQDPLDHWARFEQALISNDPCLKTEFLDRCRNDAQTILDLVFDYIEAGFHSEALLLLEWHHSHPVIEVAVPNPSERSAMTRYVQAWLEQQAGIPESEQTLSQARDQSSDYFFPSRAEEMLILEWAIEEPGGDPLACYALGNYYYDKKRHADAIRVWQTAEQAQSKIPQIYRNLGIAVWNQQHDYEQANHYYQRAIALAPSDARLIAEADQLADKGGRNSGQRLAFLENHRELVMQRDDAVVALATLLNESGRPDAALDLIISRRFHPWEGGEGMVLKQYTTAHLLLGQKHLDGGNAEEALKHFRAAMDTPESLGEAYHPLQAKANVNYWLGRSLNAMGKYDEAASRFTEAAEEIGDFAGMEAIEHSPLSYYRGLALLELDRKNEANALFESLLHYGKQKLQQKATIDYFATSLPNLLVFDDDLQARQDQEARSLIKQAEDGLQMIKHT